ACTCCCACGCCTTCGGGTGAACAAGACCTGGGCTACCCAGGCTGTATATAACCTGCTCGCCAACGCGCTCAAATTTACATGCCACGGAGAACCAGCAGACATTGAGGTCCTTCCCTATCATTCCAAGGAGAGCAATGCGGCGTTGGGCCTTGCCGTATGCGACCGTGGGCCGGGAGTGGCCCCCGAGCATGCCGAACGGATTTTTCAGCTCTTCCAGCGGGCCGTGGGACGGGAAGTCGACGGGACAGGAGCCGGCTTGGCTATTGTGCGGCAAGTGGCCGAACGCCATGGCGGACGGGCCTGGGTTCAGCCTCGAGTCGGAGGTGGCTCGGAATTCATCCTCACGTTCGGAACCACTCCTGCGATGGAAAGGAGCCCAGCATGAAAACGCGCCCCATCGAGATCTTGCTCGTGGAGGACAATGAAGACGACATCGTCTTGATCCAAGAGGTCTTCGGCGATGCGAGCCTGGTGAATGTCATGAAAACCGTTCGCGATGGGGAGGAAGCCTTGGCCTACCTGCGGGGCGAAGGGCCCTATCGAGATGCCCTGGTGCCGGGGTTGATTCTGCTCGACATCAACATGCCGAGAAAAAACGGATTTGAGGTGTTGAAGGAGATGAAGAGCGATCCTCGCTTACGCGCCCTTCCTGTGGTCATGCTAACCACGAGCGACCGCGAGGAGGATGTGCTCCGATCCTATGCGGATGGAGCCTGCTCCTACATCCGAAAGCCCCTGGATCTTCAGCATTTCTCCAAGGTCGTCGGGCAGTTTGAGTTGTACTGGACCCTTGTGTCACGACTTCCGGTTTCTGCGTAGGAGCACCTGATGCGCGTGTTGCTCATCGAAGACAACGAAGACGACGTCTATCTCATTCGTGAGATACTGGCGGATCGCAAAGAGGCCCGATTCGACGTCGAATCGGTCGATCGCCTTGACCAGGGCCTGAAACACTTGGTGGAAGGTAGAATCGATATCGTCTTGTTGGACCTTTCTCTCCCGGACAGTCACGGGCTCGGGACTTTTGAGAAGACCCATGCTGCGGGAAAGGATCTTCCGATCATTGTGCTGACGGGTCTCGATGACGAAGGTGTGGCGATGCAGGCAATGCGGGCGGGCGCACAGGACTATCTCGTGAAAAATAGAATGGACGGCGATCTGCTCGTCCGGGCGATCCGCTACGCCGTGGAACGCAAAGGTACGGAAGCCGCCCTCCGGAAGAGCGAAGCGCAATTCCGACAGGCGTAGAAGATGGAAAGCGTCGGGCGCCTGGCTGGCGGCATTGCGCACGACTTCAACAATCTCCTGACCGTCATTAACGGTTACACCGAAATGATCCTGCCAGAGATGGAGTTTGGGACCATCGGTCGTAAATGGGTGGAAGAGGTGAAGGAAGCCGGCCATCGGGCCGCAACGTTGACTCGCCAATTGCTGGCCTTCAGTCGCCAACAGGTGCTCGAACCGCAGGTGCTGGATGTGAACGCGGCTACCCAAAATATCGCGAAGTTCCTTCGTCGACTGATCGGCGAAGACATCAACTTGGTTCTCTGTCTCGGTGCGGAGGTGAGCAAAGTGCACATGGACCCGGGGCAGCTCGATCAAGTCATCATGAATCTGGGCGTGAACGCGCGGGACGCCATGGCCGAGGGCGGAGAATTGACCATCGAAACCCGTGATGTCGTGCGGAAAGAACCTGCTGGAGGCGCCGGGAACAGGCTCCCACCCGGACGGTATGTGGTCTTAACCGTTCGGGATACCGGTTGCGGGATGACCGAGGAGGTCCAGACCCGCATTTTCGAGCCGTTCTTCACCACGAAAGAACCGGGCAAGGGGACAGGATTAGGCCTCGCCACAGTCTATGGAATCGTGAACCAGAGCGGCGGCCACATCGAGGTGCTCAGCAAGAGCGGCCAGGGAACCACGCTCAACATTTACCTTCCCGGAGTCGAGGACGAGGTTAGTGGGCTACGTGAGCCGGCTCCGCTGCGACCTGAGCACTTACGGGGCACTGAGACCATCCTTCTCGTCGAAGATGACGAAATGGTCCGTAAACTCGCCCAGACGATTCTCGAAGGACAGGGCTATACAGTCCTCGAAGCCCGTAACGCCAACGAAGCGCTGCATATCGGACAAGAGCACGCAGGGCCCATTCATCTGCTGCTGACGGATACGATCATGCCCGGGCTGAACGGGCCGGAGTTGGCGGAACGTTTCCTGGCAGGGCGTCCGGGAACGAACGTCCTGTTCACGTCGGGCTATACAGACCGAACACGCGCGTACACGGGGCGGTCCCAGTTTGAGCGGTGTTTTCTTCAGAAGCCGTTTACTGCGGCGACCCTGACACGCAAGATCCGGGAGATTCTGGATTCACAACAGAAGCCGGTCGCGGCCAACTCTCGGAGCAAGGCGGCCTAATCGCGTATTCGGCCCCCTGCAGGAAGCGATGATGCCAATAGGTCGGTGATCTCGCAGTCGACACACATCAAAGGACAGCGATATGGCTAAAATTCTATCTGTCGACGATGACGCCCACGTGCGTGAATTACTGCATGCCGTGATCCAACGAAAAGGCCATCAGGTCGTCTCGGCTGACAACGGTCAGCATGGGATACAGGTCTTTCGC
The DNA window shown above is from Nitrospira tepida and carries:
- a CDS encoding response regulator is translated as MKTRPIEILLVEDNEDDIVLIQEVFGDASLVNVMKTVRDGEEALAYLRGEGPYRDALVPGLILLDINMPRKNGFEVLKEMKSDPRLRALPVVMLTTSDREEDVLRSYADGACSYIRKPLDLQHFSKVVGQFELYWTLVSRLPVSA
- a CDS encoding response regulator, giving the protein MRVLLIEDNEDDVYLIREILADRKEARFDVESVDRLDQGLKHLVEGRIDIVLLDLSLPDSHGLGTFEKTHAAGKDLPIIVLTGLDDEGVAMQAMRAGAQDYLVKNRMDGDLLVRAIRYAVERKGTEAALRKSEAQFRQA
- a CDS encoding ATP-binding protein, with the translated sequence MESVGRLAGGIAHDFNNLLTVINGYTEMILPEMEFGTIGRKWVEEVKEAGHRAATLTRQLLAFSRQQVLEPQVLDVNAATQNIAKFLRRLIGEDINLVLCLGAEVSKVHMDPGQLDQVIMNLGVNARDAMAEGGELTIETRDVVRKEPAGGAGNRLPPGRYVVLTVRDTGCGMTEEVQTRIFEPFFTTKEPGKGTGLGLATVYGIVNQSGGHIEVLSKSGQGTTLNIYLPGVEDEVSGLREPAPLRPEHLRGTETILLVEDDEMVRKLAQTILEGQGYTVLEARNANEALHIGQEHAGPIHLLLTDTIMPGLNGPELAERFLAGRPGTNVLFTSGYTDRTRAYTGRSQFERCFLQKPFTAATLTRKIREILDSQQKPVAANSRSKAA